Proteins encoded together in one Anaerobaca lacustris window:
- the folK gene encoding 2-amino-4-hydroxy-6-hydroxymethyldihydropteridine diphosphokinase: MAERIAAYIGLGSNLGDRRRTIREALAALDRHPDIKVARVSDIKETAPLGQASEPYYLNGVAEVHTTLAPEGLLSVLMATEDVLGRTRRGRWGPRTIDLDLLLFGGQIVRLPHLIVPHPQMHLRSFVLDGLCQLDGQIVHPLFHEPVCELARRLGGGSFALDPAGPQLVSVAGPIGVGKTTLVKRLAAALDGQVLLEPYDTNPFLARVYAGQKDLALDSQLYFLLHRADQLRPEALSQESVSLTDYVFQKELIYARRLLDAEQLELYERVYEVFARTVKAPALVIYLTDSPERCLERIHRRNRPYEQQIALDFLEALHQDYERLSEGWRTCPLIRLFASNVGIDDEAAIEHVALQVKAYVAEREHVTVA, from the coding sequence ATGGCCGAACGGATTGCAGCGTACATAGGATTGGGCAGCAACCTGGGGGATCGGCGACGCACCATTCGGGAGGCCCTGGCCGCCCTGGACCGCCACCCGGACATCAAGGTGGCGCGGGTCAGCGATATCAAAGAGACCGCACCGCTGGGACAGGCGTCCGAGCCGTACTATCTCAACGGTGTTGCGGAGGTCCACACGACGCTGGCGCCTGAAGGCTTGCTGAGCGTTCTGATGGCCACGGAGGATGTGCTCGGACGAACGCGTCGTGGCCGTTGGGGGCCTCGGACGATCGACCTGGACCTGCTGCTCTTCGGCGGCCAGATCGTCCGCCTGCCGCACCTGATCGTGCCGCACCCTCAGATGCATCTGCGATCCTTCGTTCTCGATGGGCTCTGTCAGTTGGACGGGCAGATCGTTCACCCGTTGTTCCACGAGCCGGTGTGTGAGCTGGCCCGTCGTCTGGGCGGGGGCAGCTTCGCCCTCGATCCGGCCGGCCCGCAGCTCGTCAGCGTCGCCGGGCCCATCGGCGTAGGCAAGACCACGCTCGTCAAACGGCTCGCCGCGGCCCTCGACGGGCAAGTCCTGCTGGAGCCATACGATACGAATCCCTTTCTGGCGCGAGTCTACGCCGGTCAGAAGGACTTGGCCCTGGACAGTCAGTTGTACTTTCTGCTGCACCGAGCCGATCAACTCCGCCCGGAGGCGTTGTCGCAGGAGAGCGTCTCGCTGACCGACTACGTCTTCCAGAAGGAGCTGATCTACGCACGGCGGCTGCTGGACGCCGAGCAACTGGAGCTTTACGAGCGGGTCTATGAAGTCTTCGCCCGGACGGTGAAGGCCCCGGCGCTGGTGATTTACCTTACAGATTCGCCCGAGCGATGCCTCGAACGCATCCATCGTCGGAACCGGCCCTACGAGCAGCAGATCGCACTGGATTTTCTTGAGGCGCTGCATCAGGATTACGAGCGGCTCAGCGAAGGCTGGCGAACGTGTCCGCTGATCCGGCTGTTCGCATCGAACGTCGGGATCGACGACGAGGCGGCGATTGAGCACGTCGCGCTGCAGGTCAAGGCGTACGTCGCCGAACGGGAGCATGTGACGGTCGCGTGA
- the panC gene encoding pantoate--beta-alanine ligase, with amino-acid sequence MQVTGKIDEIRQWTAQARAEGKHIGLVPTMGALHAGHVALIEAARRRCEFVVVSLFVNPTQFGPGEDFDNYPRPFKQDIAICERHGAAVVFAPSPSEMYPRENLTWVSVSGITEHLCGRSRPNHFRGVTTVCTKLFNIVGPDVAFFGQKDAQQAAVIRRMVADLNMPLEIVVCPTVRQGDGLAVSSRNQYLSERQREDATVIYRALQEGRQMIESGATDARQVRARIEAVMGRVPAMQIEYVSLVDPETLEDVERITGAVLIAVAARLGPARLIDNIMVDSGKT; translated from the coding sequence ATGCAAGTGACGGGGAAGATCGACGAGATCAGGCAGTGGACCGCCCAGGCCCGTGCGGAGGGCAAGCACATCGGCCTGGTGCCCACGATGGGGGCCCTGCACGCCGGGCACGTTGCATTGATCGAAGCGGCGCGCCGGCGATGCGAATTCGTGGTGGTGAGCCTGTTCGTCAATCCGACGCAGTTCGGGCCGGGGGAGGATTTCGACAATTATCCAAGACCCTTCAAGCAGGATATTGCGATTTGCGAGCGGCATGGGGCAGCCGTGGTCTTCGCGCCGAGCCCGTCGGAGATGTACCCGCGAGAGAACCTCACCTGGGTTTCCGTGTCAGGGATTACCGAGCACCTGTGCGGCAGGTCGCGGCCCAACCATTTCCGGGGTGTGACGACGGTCTGCACGAAGCTGTTCAACATCGTCGGGCCCGACGTTGCCTTCTTCGGGCAGAAGGACGCCCAGCAGGCCGCCGTGATCCGGCGGATGGTGGCCGATCTGAACATGCCGCTGGAGATTGTGGTCTGTCCGACGGTGCGCCAGGGCGACGGCCTGGCGGTGAGCAGCCGCAACCAGTACCTCAGCGAGCGGCAGCGTGAGGACGCGACGGTTATTTACCGCGCCTTGCAGGAAGGCCGGCAAATGATCGAAAGCGGAGCGACCGATGCCCGCCAGGTTCGCGCTCGAATCGAGGCGGTGATGGGGCGGGTGCCGGCGATGCAGATCGAATACGTCAGCCTCGTCGATCCGGAGACGCTGGAAGACGTAGAACGTATTACCGGCGCCGTGCTGATCGCCGTCGCGGCCCGTCTCGGCCCGGCCCGGCTTATCGACAACATCATGGTGGACAGCGGCAAGACATAA